A window from Malania oleifera isolate guangnan ecotype guangnan chromosome 7, ASM2987363v1, whole genome shotgun sequence encodes these proteins:
- the LOC131159603 gene encoding uncharacterized protein LOC131159603 yields the protein MAKCFSITASADRCLRYSFAYAGLRSTTTDLKDGTVMHCWVPKTHKQSKPTLLLIHGIGANAMWQWNEFISPLAARFNVYVPDLIFFGNSYTTRPDRSESFQARSVMAVMEAQGVRKMSVVGISYGGFVGYSLAAQFGERVERLVLCCAGVCLEETDMEEGMFKVSSVEEAVSVLLPQTPEKVRDLMRISFVKPPENLPSCFLNDFIEVMCTENLQERKELIQALHKDRRLSDLPKITQPTLIIWGEHDQIFPIELAHRLKRHVGENARLVILKNAGHAINKEKPKELYKHMKSFLVGPLPPKQENKSNGSKVD from the exons ATGGCGAAGTGTTTCAGCATCACCGCGTCAGCGGATCGGTGTTTAAGATACTCCTTCGCCTACGCCGGTCTTCGGTCAACGACGACCGATCTCAAGGACGGCACAGTCATGCACTGCTGGGTCCCAAAAACCCACAAACAGTCCAAACCCACTCTCCTCCTCATTCACGGAATTGGGGCAAACGCAATGTGGCAGTGGAACGAGTTCATCTCCCCCCTCGCCGCGCGCTTCAATGTCTACGTCCCCGATCTCATCTTCTTCGGCAACTCGTACACGACCCGGCCCGACCGGTCCGAGTCGTTCCAGGCCCGGTCTGTGATGGCGGTGATGGAGGCGCAGGGGGTGCGCAAGATGAGCGTGGTGGGCATAAGCTACGGCGGGTTTGTTGGGTACAGCTTGGCGGCGCAGTTTGGGGAAAGGGTGGAGCGGCTGGTGTTGTGCTGCGCCGGGGTGTGCTTGGAGGAGACGGACATGGAGGAGGGGATGTTCAAGGTGTCGAGCGTGGAGGAGGCGGTCAGCGTTTTGCTGCCGCAGACGCCGGAGAAGGTGAGGGACTTGATGCGCATTTCGTTCGTGAAGCCCCCAGAGAACCTGCCGTCTTGCTTCCTCAATGATTTCATCGAA GTGATGTGTACAGAAAATcttcaagaaagaaaagaattaATTCAAGCTTTACACAAGGATAGAAGGCTGTCTGATCTTCCCAAGATAACTCAG CCCACTCTAATAATATGGGGAGAACATGACCAGATATTCCCGATTGAATTGGCACACAGATTAAAAAG ACATGTGGGTGAGAACGCACGATTAGTAATCCTAAAGAACGCAGGGCATGCAATCAATAAAGAGAAACCCAAGGAGCTCTACAAGCACATGAAGTCATTCCTTGTTGGTCCACTACCTCCTAAGCAAGAGAATAAAAGCAATGGCAGCAAGGTGGACTGA
- the LOC131159602 gene encoding uncharacterized protein LOC131159602: protein MGNFLSFKLLHATFFRIFFFFFFTCRSITLATKLPCRTSCGSLEIKYPFGTAYGCGSPRFHPYVSCAPGVDQLLLSTHTGSYPITSISYATSTLTIAPPLMSTCTSMHPSPNLGLDWPSPFQLGPSTFLLLSCSPPSSSLTVVNDGYPSPVCDLTSDHLCASVYTCPSVVALGLPLFPPTNTCCVYSPANLDAKGELDLRALKCAGYASVVSLGDDPTEPTRWEYGVALTYNMQVGFDNDNVAAQCGDCEKSGGACGYVPHGDSFACVCENGFNSSTDCYGYSPDVIWSSDSRCIWKVWLGQYCVAILFSILTIIEWNK from the exons atgGGAAATTTTCTTTCCTTCAAATTACTCCATGCAACCTTCTTccgcatcttcttcttcttcttcttcacatgTCGGAGCATTACGTTAGCTACCAAGCTCCCTTGCCGGACCAGCTGCGGCTCCCTAGAAATAAAATACCCCTTCGGCACAGCCTACGGCTGTGGCTCCCCCCGCTTCCACCCCTACGTATCATGCGCTCCCGGCGTAGACCAGCTCCTCCTCTCCACCCACACCGGCTCCTACCCCATCACCTCCATATCCTACGCCACCTCCACCCTGACCATCGCCCCTCCCCTCATGTCCACCTGCACCTCCATGCACCCCTCTCCCAACCTGGGCCTCGACTGGCCCAGCCCATTCCAGCTCGGCCCATCAACCTTCCTCCTCCTCTCCTGCTCCCCGCCCTCCTCCTCCCTCACCGTCGTCAACGACGGCTACCCGTCGCCGGTCTGCGACCTGACCTCCGATCACCTCTGCGCCTCCGTCTACACGTGTCCCTCCGTCGTGGCCCTTGGGCTGCCCCTCTTTCCTCCCACCAACACCTGCTGCGTCTACTCTCCCGCCAACCTCGACGCCAAGGGGGAGCTGGACCTTCGCGCGCTAAAGTGCGCCGGGTATGCGTCGGTTGTGTCGCTCGGGGACGATCCGACCGAGCCGACCCGGTGGGAATACGGGGTGGCCCTCACGTATAATATGCAAGTTGGGTTTGATAACGATAACGTAGCCGCCCAATGCGGGGACTGTGAAAAGAGCGGTGGCGCGTGTGGTTACGTGCCTCACGGTGATTCGTTTGCCTGTGTTTGTGAAAATGGGTTCAATAGCAGCACGGATTGCTACGGCTACAGTCCAGACGTGATATGGAGCTCCGATTCTCGATGCATCT GGAAGGTTTGGTTGGGGCAATATTGTGTGGCCATCCTATTTAGTATATTGACAATTATTGAATGGAATAAGTGA